In Amycolatopsis endophytica, the following are encoded in one genomic region:
- a CDS encoding TetR/AcrR family transcriptional regulator gives MAPRTRQSQRRRQVLSRERIVEAAIELLDAAGEGALTVRTLTERLSTGSGAIYHHVGTRQELLESAIDTVVSAALDAVPTPARDREGAPEDEIRAVALGLFDAATRHPWLAAQLAAQITRNPWGPVTLQVFERIGRPMRALGVPEHDWFAASSTLVHYILGATTQNTQHADAAPVGDRAEFLDATARAWQDLDPGDYPFVRAVAGQMREHDDRRQFRTGIDTVLKGITATHRPRRRQART, from the coding sequence ATGGCTCCACGGACACGTCAATCACAACGGCGCAGGCAGGTGCTCTCCCGCGAGCGCATCGTGGAGGCGGCCATCGAGCTGTTGGACGCCGCGGGCGAGGGCGCACTGACGGTTCGCACGCTCACGGAGCGCCTTTCGACGGGGTCCGGCGCGATCTACCACCATGTCGGCACCCGCCAGGAGCTCCTGGAGTCCGCGATCGACACGGTCGTCTCCGCCGCCCTGGATGCGGTGCCCACGCCGGCACGGGACCGCGAGGGCGCGCCCGAAGACGAAATCCGCGCCGTCGCGCTCGGCCTGTTCGACGCGGCCACCCGGCACCCTTGGCTCGCCGCCCAGCTCGCCGCGCAGATCACCCGCAACCCCTGGGGGCCGGTGACACTGCAGGTCTTCGAGCGCATCGGCCGCCCGATGCGCGCCCTGGGCGTGCCGGAACACGACTGGTTCGCCGCGTCGTCGACCCTCGTCCACTACATCCTCGGCGCCACCACCCAGAACACACAACACGCCGACGCGGCGCCGGTGGGCGATCGCGCCGAATTCCTCGACGCCACGGCCCGCGCGTGGCAGGACCTCGACCCCGGCGACTACCCGTTCGTCCGGGCCGTCGCCGGGCAGATGCGCGAACACGACGACCGCCGGCAGTTTCGCACCGGCATCGACACGGTCCTCAAGGGCATCACCGCCACCCATCGGCCGCGACGTCGCCAGGCGAGGACGTGA
- a CDS encoding FAD-dependent monooxygenase, giving the protein MVDVVIAGAGPVGLFLAGELALGGCSVLVLERDPAPASPLKALPLGLRGLNAGSVEAFYRRGMLDRLLTASGARAGAQEQARPRDVSHFAGMRLDAADIDPAALAYRLPGPVSDGIMTSLDAVGTVLAERADALGVRIVRGAAVEAVTQDGDTVLVRAGGRDHRARWLVGCDGGRSTVRRLAGFDFAGTEPLLTGYAAHVTFDDPTQLALGFTLTPTGMYLRTPFEGHLGMMDFDGGAFDRSQPLTREHLQSVLRRVSGTDATIGEVRLATSFTDRAMQATTYRRGRVLLAGDAAHIHSPLGGQGLNLGIGDAVNLGWKLAATITGTAPENLLDTYTAERHPVGAAILDWSRSQVATMHPGPHAPALRRLVHDLLATRDGTTHVFRHTAGLSHRYDLGDDQPLVGTTAPDFRFRDGTRLGELLRDGQGVVLDFTAGQRLRDAATAWQGLRHAAGPVDDDLGFGALLVRPDGVVAWAGDHDCGAGDFGRAARRWFGEPAT; this is encoded by the coding sequence GTGGTCGACGTCGTCATCGCGGGTGCCGGTCCAGTGGGTCTGTTCCTCGCCGGCGAGCTGGCACTGGGCGGATGCTCGGTGCTGGTCCTGGAACGGGATCCGGCGCCGGCGTCGCCGTTGAAGGCGTTGCCGCTGGGCCTGCGTGGCCTCAACGCCGGGTCGGTCGAGGCGTTCTACCGGCGGGGAATGCTGGACCGGCTGCTGACGGCGTCCGGTGCCCGAGCCGGCGCCCAAGAACAGGCCCGCCCGCGGGACGTGAGCCACTTCGCCGGAATGCGGCTCGACGCGGCCGACATCGACCCGGCCGCACTCGCGTACCGGCTGCCCGGCCCGGTGTCCGACGGCATCATGACCAGCCTCGACGCGGTCGGGACGGTGCTGGCGGAACGGGCGGACGCCCTCGGCGTGCGGATCGTGCGCGGGGCGGCCGTCGAGGCGGTGACCCAGGACGGCGACACCGTTCTCGTGCGGGCAGGCGGACGCGACCACCGGGCGCGCTGGCTCGTCGGTTGCGACGGCGGCCGCAGCACGGTGCGCCGGCTCGCGGGCTTCGACTTCGCCGGCACCGAGCCGCTGCTCACCGGGTACGCCGCCCACGTCACCTTCGACGACCCGACCCAGCTCGCCCTGGGCTTCACCCTGACGCCCACCGGCATGTACCTGCGGACGCCGTTCGAGGGCCACCTGGGCATGATGGACTTCGACGGCGGCGCCTTCGACCGCTCACAGCCGCTGACGCGCGAACACCTCCAGTCGGTGCTGCGCCGGGTCTCCGGCACCGACGCCACGATCGGCGAGGTCCGGCTCGCCACCAGCTTCACCGACCGCGCGATGCAGGCCACGACGTACCGCCGCGGCCGCGTCCTGCTCGCCGGTGACGCGGCCCACATCCACTCCCCGCTCGGCGGCCAGGGCCTCAACCTCGGCATCGGCGACGCCGTGAACCTCGGCTGGAAGCTCGCCGCCACGATCACCGGGACCGCGCCCGAAAACCTGCTCGACACCTACACCGCCGAACGTCACCCCGTCGGCGCGGCGATCCTGGACTGGTCACGTTCGCAGGTGGCCACGATGCACCCCGGCCCCCACGCGCCGGCCCTGCGGCGGCTGGTCCACGACCTGCTCGCCACCCGCGACGGCACCACGCACGTCTTCCGCCACACCGCCGGCCTGTCCCACCGCTACGACCTCGGCGACGACCAGCCGCTCGTGGGGACCACCGCCCCGGACTTCCGCTTCCGCGACGGCACCCGCCTCGGCGAGCTGCTGCGGGACGGCCAGGGCGTCGTCCTCGACTTCACCGCCGGCCAGCGCCTGCGCGACGCGGCAACGGCGTGGCAGGGGCTGCGCCACGCGGCCGGCCCGGTGGACGACGACCTCGGATTCGGCGCGCTGCTTGTCCGTCCCGACGGCGTCGTGGCGTGGGCCGGTGACCACGATTGCGGAGCCGGGGACTTCGGGCGAGCCGCTCGGCGTTGGTTCGGCGAACCCGCCACCTGA
- a CDS encoding TetR/AcrR family transcriptional regulator: METETWTSKGAATRARIIDAAAALLYERGIDQVGINDIRKATSTSHGQVFHYFPGGRAQLLQAVVERQTRQALADQQPPLEELDTWESWLAWRDQLLTVHTKRGATGGCPLGSLTAQLAEEDPEARRLIDAGFRQWTEYLARGLSRMQESRHLLPDTDTTALAENILTIVQGGFVLMQASRSIRRLADALDLALRVLAAAMPPA; encoded by the coding sequence ATGGAGACAGAGACGTGGACCTCGAAGGGCGCGGCCACGCGAGCACGGATCATCGACGCCGCGGCAGCACTGCTGTACGAGCGGGGAATCGATCAAGTGGGGATCAACGACATCCGCAAGGCCACCTCCACCAGCCACGGGCAGGTCTTCCACTACTTCCCCGGCGGGCGCGCACAGCTCCTGCAAGCCGTGGTCGAACGGCAGACCCGTCAAGCACTCGCGGACCAGCAACCGCCACTCGAAGAACTGGACACCTGGGAGTCATGGCTCGCCTGGAGGGACCAGCTCCTCACAGTGCACACGAAGCGCGGGGCGACCGGCGGATGCCCGCTCGGATCACTTACCGCCCAGCTCGCCGAGGAGGACCCCGAAGCACGCCGTCTCATCGACGCCGGATTCCGACAGTGGACCGAGTACCTGGCACGCGGTTTGAGCCGCATGCAAGAAAGCCGGCACCTGCTGCCCGACACGGACACCACCGCCCTTGCCGAGAACATCCTCACCATCGTCCAGGGCGGATTCGTCCTCATGCAGGCGTCGCGGTCCATCCGACGACTGGCCGACGCGCTCGATCTGGCACTGCGCGTACTGGCAGCCGCCATGCCACCGGCCTGA
- a CDS encoding amidohydrolase family protein, with the protein MSKIDVHTHFLPDSYVETLKRHGINWTGGVGMSAWTPQKHLAFMDEWGIEVGVLSCLAETGMYFGDQQEATELARNVNDYGAEIVRAHPARFGIFGALPLPSVDAALAEVDHIYDDLDLDGIYLVSNVAGTYVGDPAWEPLYAELDRRHATVLLHPVEPRETPELPWQHWIGEYVFDTTRVFMTLVFNGVLDRYPGINWIMSHGGGTVPYISGRLATAPRVNEQYRAVGKRPMSEYLRSVYYDIAVADAPVMVNTMVDAVGADRMLFGTDWPYSHDVFDIPEPGEHDPVNLLGVELGARVGRSTALRLLPGVSRRLQHDIG; encoded by the coding sequence ATGTCAAAGATCGATGTCCACACCCACTTCCTCCCGGACTCCTATGTCGAGACGCTCAAGCGGCACGGCATCAACTGGACCGGGGGCGTCGGCATGAGTGCCTGGACTCCCCAGAAGCATCTGGCGTTCATGGACGAATGGGGTATCGAGGTCGGTGTGCTGTCCTGCCTGGCCGAAACGGGGATGTACTTCGGCGATCAGCAGGAAGCGACCGAATTGGCGCGCAACGTCAACGACTACGGCGCGGAGATCGTCCGGGCGCATCCGGCGCGCTTCGGCATCTTCGGTGCGCTGCCGTTGCCGAGTGTCGATGCCGCCCTCGCCGAGGTCGACCACATCTACGATGATCTCGATCTCGACGGCATCTATCTCGTGTCGAACGTGGCCGGTACCTACGTCGGCGACCCGGCGTGGGAACCGCTGTATGCCGAACTCGACCGCCGCCACGCCACCGTGCTCCTGCATCCGGTCGAGCCACGGGAAACCCCTGAACTGCCGTGGCAGCACTGGATCGGTGAATACGTCTTCGACACGACGCGGGTGTTCATGACCCTGGTGTTCAACGGTGTGCTCGACCGTTACCCGGGGATCAACTGGATCATGTCCCACGGAGGCGGAACCGTGCCGTACATCAGTGGCCGGCTCGCGACCGCCCCACGGGTCAACGAGCAGTACCGTGCGGTCGGGAAGCGCCCGATGTCGGAGTACCTGCGTTCGGTCTACTACGACATCGCGGTGGCTGATGCCCCGGTCATGGTGAACACCATGGTCGACGCCGTCGGGGCTGACCGGATGCTGTTCGGTACGGACTGGCCGTACTCGCACGATGTGTTCGACATCCCGGAGCCCGGCGAGCATGATCCGGTGAACCTTCTGGGTGTCGAACTCGGCGCCCGAGTCGGGCGGTCCACCGCCTTGCGGCTTCTCCCCGGCGTCAGCCGTCGTCTGCAGCACGACATCGGGTGA